One genomic window of Rhinolophus ferrumequinum isolate MPI-CBG mRhiFer1 chromosome 23, mRhiFer1_v1.p, whole genome shotgun sequence includes the following:
- the LOC117016320 gene encoding translation initiation factor IF-2-like, protein MMLVLGRLERADCSGGERTPRPRSGGRLAVPPRPVSARRPPPHPAPCQSLRRSSASDLGQEGGGDCCPRRRWVRNLRVGGWERRRRPPHSGRAWKRRQPLPHPNPAAHRAVALFNQNRWHRVAEGGPRAAAARGGGSGEVRAPLSPVPARVPLPVLSQHPLPGAPFVQGEPGAPPVLGWGSHKGSHPLPCPPQRRGPTRVCGRRTRQGTLSTPASAPTQGHGPRPYPGSHPAAVTPGPIRCRPKGQCDPAPNVPTPGAPQVTGPAQRPTPSRPEPQSQALGHGVAPTRGCEPRRLRVRPCRALSPCSARDRRWENRVFGQPQP, encoded by the coding sequence ATGATGCTGGTCCTGGGGCGGCTGGAAAGAGCAGACTGTTCCGGGGGAGAGCGAACCCCGCGTCCTCGCTCTGGGGGTCGTCTGGCAGTTCCCCCACGTCCAGTGTCTGCCCGGCGTCCACCACCTCACCCGGCCCCGTGCCAGTCCCTCCGCCGCAGCTCCGCGTCCGACTTGGGCCAGGAAGGTGGGGGGGATTGTTGCCCTCGAAGGCGGTGGGTTCGCAACTTGCGTGTCGGGGGCTGGGAAAGGAGGCGCAGACCACCCCATTCTGGGCGTGCTTGGAAACGgcggcagcccctcccccatccaaaCCCCGCTGCGCATAGGGCGGTGGCTCTTTTTAACCAGAACCGTTGGCACCGTGTCGCAGAGGGTGGTCCCCGAGCAGCAGCAGCGAGGGGAGGGGGCAGCGGCGAGGTGCGAGCGCCGCTCTCCCCAGTCCCAGCTCGGGTCCCTCTCCCCGTCCTCTCGCAGCACCCCCTCCCGGGCGCTCCATTTGTGCAGGGAGAGCCCGGCGCCCCGCCGGTCCTGGGCTGGGGCTCCCACAAAGGTTCCCACCCTCTTCCCTGCCCCCCGCAAAGGCGCGGTCCAACCAGGGTCTGTGGTCGCCGGACGCGTCAGGGGACCCTGTCCACACCCGCGAGCGCTCCCACCCAGGGTCACGGGCCGCGCCCGTATCCTGGGAGCCACCCTGCCGCAGTCACTCCAGGCCCTATACGATGTCGCCCCAAGGGGCAGTGCGACCCCGCGCCCAACGTCCCTACCCCGGGCGCTCCCCAGGTCACGGGCCCTGCCCAGCGGCCCACGCCCTCCAGGCCGGAGCCTCAATCCCAAGCTTTAGGGCACGGGGTCGCCCCAACACGCGGCTGTGAACCCAGACGCCTGCGGGTTCGGCCCTGTCGCGCCCTGAGCCCTTGCAGTGCGCGGGATCGGAGATGGGAAAACAGAGTCTTCGGTCAGCCCCAGCCTTAG
- the STMN3 gene encoding stathmin-3 isoform X1, whose translation MASTVSAYKEKMKELSVLSLICSCFYSQPHPNTIYQYGDMEVKQLDKRASGQSFEVILKSPSDLSPESPVLSSPPKRKDTSLEELQKRLEAAEERRKTQEAQVLKQLAERREHEREVLHKALEENNNFSRLAEEKLNYKMELSKEIREAHLAALRERLREKELHAAEVRRNKEQREEMSG comes from the exons ATGGCCAGCACCGTGTCCG CCTACAAGGAGAAGATGAAGGAGCTGTCTGTGCTGTCACTCATCTGCTCCTGCTTCTACTCGCAGCCGCACCCCAACACCATCTACCAGTATGGGG ACATGGAGGTGAAGCAGCTGGACAAAAGGGCCTCTGGCCAGAGCTTTGAGGTCATCCTCAAGTCCCCTTCTGACCTGTCACCGGAGAGCCCTgtgctctcctccccacccaagaGGAAGGACACCTCCCTGGAGGAGTTGCAGAAGCGGCTGGAAGCAGCTGAGGAGCGGAGGAAG ACGCAGGAGGCGCAGGTGCTGAAGCAGCTGGCGGAACGGCGCGAGCACGAGCGCGAGGTGCTGCACAAGGCGCTGGAGGAGAACAACAACTTCAGCCGCCTGGCGGAGGAGAAGCTCAACTACAAGATGGAGCTCAGCAAGGAGATCCGCGAGGCGCACCTGGCGGCACTGCGCGAGCGGCTGCGCGAGAAG GAACTGCATGCGGCTGAAGTGCGCAGGAACAAGGAGCAGCGAGAGGAGATGTCGGGCTAA
- the STMN3 gene encoding stathmin-3 isoform X2, translating to MKELSVLSLICSCFYSQPHPNTIYQYGDMEVKQLDKRASGQSFEVILKSPSDLSPESPVLSSPPKRKDTSLEELQKRLEAAEERRKTQEAQVLKQLAERREHEREVLHKALEENNNFSRLAEEKLNYKMELSKEIREAHLAALRERLREKELHAAEVRRNKEQREEMSG from the exons ATGAAGGAGCTGTCTGTGCTGTCACTCATCTGCTCCTGCTTCTACTCGCAGCCGCACCCCAACACCATCTACCAGTATGGGG ACATGGAGGTGAAGCAGCTGGACAAAAGGGCCTCTGGCCAGAGCTTTGAGGTCATCCTCAAGTCCCCTTCTGACCTGTCACCGGAGAGCCCTgtgctctcctccccacccaagaGGAAGGACACCTCCCTGGAGGAGTTGCAGAAGCGGCTGGAAGCAGCTGAGGAGCGGAGGAAG ACGCAGGAGGCGCAGGTGCTGAAGCAGCTGGCGGAACGGCGCGAGCACGAGCGCGAGGTGCTGCACAAGGCGCTGGAGGAGAACAACAACTTCAGCCGCCTGGCGGAGGAGAAGCTCAACTACAAGATGGAGCTCAGCAAGGAGATCCGCGAGGCGCACCTGGCGGCACTGCGCGAGCGGCTGCGCGAGAAG GAACTGCATGCGGCTGAAGTGCGCAGGAACAAGGAGCAGCGAGAGGAGATGTCGGGCTAA